In Sus scrofa isolate TJ Tabasco breed Duroc chromosome 14, Sscrofa11.1, whole genome shotgun sequence, the sequence TTTACAGAGGAGGACATCTCTAAGTTAAGCACAGAGAAGCTAGGAAGCAAGCCCAAGTTCACCCAGCAAGTGAAGAGGTGGGATTTCAACTTGGGGAGACTAGTTCAAACCTGTACTCTTAACCACTAAGTTCTCTTTATCAAGATGAAAGACCACTGTGAAGGAGGGTGGCTTTGGGCAGTGCCGTGTTTATTTTATGAGCATACTTGCTCTAAGTATTGCCCAGGTACCTGCTCCTGCTTTCTGGGGGGTCTCCAAACACCAAAGGTTCCAACATCCAGAGACTCACTGTGTTTGAGCTCCCAGGAGCACAACTCTGTGACCCACAGACAACTTAGAATTAATGGGAAAGTTTGAGAGCAGGAAATTTCCAACCTTCCTTGATGGTAGAATAGAAAAACTAGATatccttttttaatatataaaaatgtgttcaAGTAACAATTACAGTGACACCACCAAACAGACTATAACACTCACTCATAATTCCATTATCCAGCAAATCAATCCTGTTCATTTATCTGTAGATACATTTTTAATTGTTGCCcacatgcaaatatatttaaaatgggtATTATCGGTAGTAAAcatgttcttccttctctgcctatGAGATTTTTCCCTGCTGCTAGGAAAAATGTAGTTTATATGAGACACATAAAACAGACTGAACACCACAAAGTGtcctaagagagagaaaaagacaatcaAGTAAAAAAGTGGGATATTAATTCACtggaatattattttctatcttttgttAACTATATCAACTATTATTCTCCTCAGCAATAACTCTcgcttatttgtctttttgaggtaGTACTCtcttttaaggaaacaaaaatggaTTATTTCTCAACAGCTTACCAACTTAATGGTGTCTTCTTAGATTTTAGCATTTAAGGCTTGCTCAAGAATGCTCccagatcaaggagttcccattgtggctcactgggaacgaacccgactagtatccaggattagagttcgatccctggccttgctcagtgggttaaggatcatgggttgctgtggctgtggcacaggccagcaggtgcagctctgatttgactgctagcctgagaatttccatatgccacgggtgcagccctaaaaaacaacacaaaacgaAAGAATGCTCCCAGGCCAattacttggaaaaaaataatctgatgTACTAAAATGAAATGTGTGTGGTTTTTACCCCTCTGGAACCAGTTCTCTAGTGCACAAAAGGGTTGTAACAAGACTGAAAGCAGCTTCTCTGCAGAAGGAATTCTCCAAGATAAAATACAGTTATTGCTGTTGGTAAAGAATTTTCCATTACATTAATATGCATTTTCTCTAATATGATTTGTCTGGTACCTAATAAGGTTAGGGCTGTTAACAAGGGCTGTCCCACACTGATTACATGTTAGGAATTGCTCTCCAGTGTGAGCTATCTGATGTACTATAAATGGAGAGCTCTGGCTGAAGATAATCCCACaatgattacatttatatgtCTCTTCTCCAACATGAACCCTCTGGTGCTTAATAAGGTCATTCTTTCTaatgaaggctttcccacactgaCAACATTCGtatggtttctctccagtatgaattctctggtgCACAATGAGTGCAGAACTCTGGCTGAAGGATTTCCCACAATCATGGCATTCATATGGTTTCTCCCCAGTATGGGTTCTCTGATGTGAGAAAAGGTGAGAGCTTCGACTAAAGCATTTTCCACAATCTTTACACTCGAAGGGTTTCAGCCCAGTGTGAGTTCTATGATGCACAACAAGGTGAGATCTCTGGCTATAAGACTTCCCACATTCAGTGCATGCATAGGGCCTCACTCTACCATGAGTTCTCTGATGCAGAATGAGATGTGTGCTCTGTCTGAAAGATTTCCCACATTCAGGACATTCatatggtttctctccagtatgagttcTCTGGTGCCTAATAAGCCTAGAGCTGTGAACAAAAGACTTCCCACACTGGTTGCATGTGTAGAGTTTGTCTCCTGTATGAGTTCTCTGATGAGTGACAAGGTGAGAGAACCAGCTGAAGGATTTTCCACATtctttacattcatagggttCCTCACCAGTATGAGTCTTTTGATGTCCAACAAGGTGAGAACTTCGGCTGAAAGATTTTCCACATTCTTTACAATCATAGGGTTTTTCTCCAGTATGAATAAGCCGGTGCCTGGTAAGATTAGAGCGCCAGCTGAAGAATTTTCCACACtccttacattcatagggtttctctcgaTGTGTACCCTTCGATATACCAAGGGATGTACCATGAGGAAGAGAGTTGTTATCAGTGCATTGGTATGATTTACCTCCTGCTTGAGTTCTTGCAAATTGAATAAGATGAATGTTTTGACAGAAGGTCTGATCACAGTCATTGCTGTTGCTTGCATAACCTTCCTGATGACCACTGAAAACTAAATCGTGTTTTAAACTTTTAGGATGTGAGTCATGTTTACGGAAATACCCTTGAAGTACTAGCTGGGCGGGAAGAAGACAGTTTCCCCCAGATTTCCCATTTTCACAGACTCTCTCCTGAGGAAGTGTTTTCTTCTGGGTGAATGCCACTTGCCTCAGATGTCTCTCCTGGCTGTCCTGGGACCTGTCCAACTGACTTTCACATGTCCAGACTTCTTCCAATGACAAATACCAGAGAtcattctttgcctttctttccaCTTTAATGTCACAAAACTGTTTATCTTTAGAAACACTCTGACTGGAAATTGATTTAATTTCTACCGCAGTATCCAaatctgaaagaaaggaaaaagctttgCATAACTAAAAGAAGTATGAAGGCCAGAATAGTAGGATGTATGtagaaaaaagtatgtaaatcATGTAGAGTtgcttttaaatatagttttgtaAACTTGACAGAGaatgagaaggggaaggaagagccTTAAACAGGAAATGCACTGGGAAAAATATGCACATAAAAGGAGCAAAGAGTAATAAGAGAAGCCAAAGGACTGGCTAGGAAATGTGCAATCAGAATATTCAGTGCTGGGGTGGTAATTAAGAAGACCCACAGAAAGGGCTGTGCTCCTATTGTCTAATCTGACTACTAATAACATAAGAAATTAACATGTCTACTTGCTGCCAGGCCCCGCCCTGACATGGATTCCTCACACTACAACCAATTTAACATTCTTAAACCATGAATTCAGCCATATGTCAGGCAATGCCTCTCATCTGTATCACCAAAGCAGTGCAGAAGAATTACAGGTGACTGACATAGTGAACCTCTCAGAAAAGCCACATGATGGGCTGGGAGAGCAACAGCCCAGAAGTCACAGGTTCTAATCTAACCTAAGGTTTACCACTACTTGtggtgaattttctttctttcttttttgctttttagggctgcacttgtgatatatggaagttcccaggttaggggtccaatcaaagctgtagctgccagactacaccacagccacagcaacatgggatctgagctgcatttgtaacctacaccgcagctcgtggcaacactggatccttgaacccactgagcgaggccagggatcgaacctgtgtcttcaaggatactagtctgatttgtttctgctgggccacagtggaactcctgacctttttttttttttcttttgtctttttagggctgcacttgtggcatataaagttcccaagctaggggttgaatcggagctgcagctgccagcctacaccatagccacagcaacaccagatccgagctgcttctgtgacctatactgcagcttgcagcaacgctggatccttaactgagggaggccagggattgaacccacatcctcagggacactaggtcgggttcttaacctgctgagccagaatggtaACTCCTACTTGTGGTGAATTTAGACAAGTTGCTACACTTCTCAAGAAATCATTTtgtggacttcctgttgtggctcagtggattaaggaccagaCACTacctctctgaggatgcagaCTGATCctgggtctcactcagtgggttaaggatctagcattgcacagcacaggtcacagatgtgccttggatccagtgttgctgtggctgtgttgtaggcttcagctgcagctctgattcaattcctggaccgggaacttccataatccacagatatggccataaaaagaaaaaaaaatcattttgctaaTCTGTCACCCAAGGACCAATAAGTTTATCCCAAGTGTCATGAAGGTGGGAGCTCATCAACATCTGATGCACGTGTGGTCAAAGCAACACCATTTATAAGACTTGCTGTTTCATCATTCCGTCTTCTaactttggtttctttgttttgagaCAACAAGATTTaattaaactggagttcccgtcgtggcacagtggttaacgaatccgactaggaaccatgaggttgcgggttcggtccctgcccttgctcagtgggttaacgatccggcgttgccatgagctgtggtgtaggttgcagacgtggctcggatcctgcgttgctgtggctctggtgtaggccggtggctacagctccgattcaacccctagcctgggaacctccatatgccgcgggagcggcccaagaaatagcaacaacaacaacaagaaaagacaaaaagaccaaaaaaaaaaaaaaaaaaaaaaaaaaaaaaaaaaaaaaaaaaaaaaaaactaataggaCCAACAGAGGACACTAACCCAGAACCTGGGCCCTAACTCACACTCTCCTGGACTGTTCGCCCTTCTGCTTAACATGCACATTACTGCAAATTACTTCCCTGGGTTCAGAGCCTAAGTTTGTTTCTCAATGCCTTTCAGCTAAAATGTTTGGTTGTGAAATCTAGAAAAAGCCCCACTATTTACCCAACATTACCTCCCCTACAAATATAGGGCAATTCGATACCTTACAAGGTGAGGGGGTGAACCACATCCCCTGATGTCTAACCCCCAGCATCACAGGCTATGGGCTTATTTGGAACCAGGATCATGGCAGATGTAATTAGTCAAGATAAATCTGTATGGGGGTAGGGAGGAccctgactggtgtccttacaaggaGAGGAGACACAGAGATGGCACACAGGGAAGATGGCCGTGGGAAGATGCAGGATGGTTGAAGGGATACATGTACAAACCAAAGGGTACCCAGGGCACCAGAGTTGGACGAGGCAGGAAGGAGCCTCCCCTAGAGGCTTCAGAGGGCACACAGCCTTCCCACACCTGAttccagacttctgacctccagaactgtgagaaaatacatttgtgaACTTAAGCCACTCTGTTTGTGGAACTGTTTTTGGCAGCCATGGGAAACTAATACACCTGGTAAAAAACGCTGCACCACGCTCCTCACCACCTTCTTTGTACAACCAACCCCTACAACCAGTCCTAATTTTCACTCACAAATTTCTTAGTCACTAGTTTCTCCCCCaccctgatttatttatttttttaaaattgtgctcAAAACAATACatataagagttcccactgtggcagaacGGGATcaatggtgtcttgggagcactaggacacaggtttgatccccagcccagcacagtgggttaaggatctggtgttgccacagctgtgacttaggttgcaatagtggcttggatctgatctctggcctgagaactccatatgccacagggtagccaaaaaggaaaaacaaacaaaagacacaatacatgtaacataaaataGGGAGAAAACAGTTACaaataatgcaaccaacaagggcttaacctctgaaatacacaaacaactcatacaactcaacaataaaaaaacaaataacccagttgaaaaatgggcaaaagatctaaaaagacatttcgccaaagaagacatacggatggccagcaggtacatgaaaaaatgctcaacaaaactaattattagagaaacaccaatcaaaactacaatgaggcgtcacctcacaccagtcagatcctgagttgctgtggctgtggtgtaggctggcaggtgtagctctgattcgacccctagcctgggaacttccatatgtagcagatGCGGCActgtaacaaacaaacaaacaaaggagacaaagtgaaaactcagaaaaagaaggaACCTGTACTTAATGCATCAGGTTTCACAgcgagttcctgtgtggctcagcaggttaaggatccagtgttgttactgcagtttGCTGCTgcggtacaggtttgatccctggcccaggagctttctCAAGCcataggcacggccaaaaaaaaaaaggtgtcataGGAAATGGATAGAGTCGAAACTTCCAGGATAAGCGTGCTGTGACAGACTTTATTTACATCACACTCAAGCCTGAGATGCAGGGGAGCACCTGACACTGTGGACAATTACAACTCACCCAGACTGCACTGGACCTGGCAGCTGTGTGTCCTAGAGCCACCAGGGGCGGGGGTCCACTGGTAGGCTCCCTGGCTGCTCTGCCCACGTGAGGCAGCAACACCCAGACAGGTGGGCTAAGAGAAAGACATCAGAGGACTGAGCTTAGAAACAGAAGCCGGCGAATGACACCTTAGAGAGGAAAAGGACAAAGGTGAAGGACTGCCTTCCATCTCTTAGCCCAGAGGACGGCTCTTCTCTGCTCAGGGAAGCtgggaaaaagaaatgatgctAGTGGATTCCTACAAATCTACACGATAGCTGCATTTTAGAGGTGTTTAAGACAAAAGTGAAGAGGAAtacattgaaaagaaaacaaaataaaagagctgGACTATAGTGAGAAAAAAGGCGTTTCTAGCAATTCTGGAAAGGAAGGGGAGTTAAGCACAGGAACTGGTGAGTCCCCTGCAGCAATTTTCTAACTAGCAGGAGACAACCCCAGGCAGGGGCAGGTGATGGGGGGCCCCAGAAGAGCTTACAGGGGCTGTAGAACAGGGGCCACAGGAAAGGGCACAGGACAGGAAGACAGGGACAAGACAGCCCAAGATGAGTGAAATAATTCTatggaaaataagagaaagcaGGTGCTGGAGTTAGGGGTAACAATCAGGAAGCAGcatcaacagaaagaaaatttttttcccttttttgtctttttagggccgtacctgtggcatatggaagttcccaggctaggggtctgatcagagctgttgctgccagccacagccacagccacagccatgccagatccgagccacatctgagacctacaccatagctcacagcaacgccagatccttaacccactgagcgaggccagggattgcaccttcatcctcatggatgccagttgggtttgttactgaaaagccacaaggggaactcc encodes:
- the ZNF10 gene encoding zinc finger protein 10 isoform X2, which gives rise to MEAAVLTAWPHTLVTFKDVLVNFSREEWKLLDTAQQVMYKDVMLENYRNLVSLGLQLPKPDVILRLEKGEDLWPVERGIRQEPCPDLDTAVEIKSISSQSVSKDKQFCDIKVERKAKNDLWYLSLEEVWTCESQLDRSQDSQERHLRQVAFTQKKTLPQERVCENGKSGGNCLLPAQLVLQGYFRKHDSHPKSLKHDLVFSGHQEGYASNSNDCDQTFCQNIHLIQFARTQAGGKSYQCTDNNSLPHGTSLGISKGTHREKPYECKECGKFFSWRSNLTRHRLIHTGEKPYDCKECGKSFSRSSHLVGHQKTHTGEEPYECKECGKSFSWFSHLVTHQRTHTGDKLYTCNQCGKSFVHSSRLIRHQRTHTGEKPYECPECGKSFRQSTHLILHQRTHGRVRPYACTECGKSYSQRSHLVVHHRTHTGLKPFECKDCGKCFSRSSHLFSHQRTHTGEKPYECHDCGKSFSQSSALIVHQRIHTGEKPYECCQCGKAFIRKNDLIKHQRVHVGEETYKCNHCGIIFSQSSPFIVHQIAHTGEQFLTCNQCGTALVNSPNLIRYQTNHIRENAY
- the ZNF10 gene encoding zinc finger protein 10 isoform X1 gives rise to the protein MPRTPMRCSFICNKTLVTFKDVLVNFSREEWKLLDTAQQVMYKDVMLENYRNLVSLGLQLPKPDVILRLEKGEDLWPVERGIRQEPCPDLDTAVEIKSISSQSVSKDKQFCDIKVERKAKNDLWYLSLEEVWTCESQLDRSQDSQERHLRQVAFTQKKTLPQERVCENGKSGGNCLLPAQLVLQGYFRKHDSHPKSLKHDLVFSGHQEGYASNSNDCDQTFCQNIHLIQFARTQAGGKSYQCTDNNSLPHGTSLGISKGTHREKPYECKECGKFFSWRSNLTRHRLIHTGEKPYDCKECGKSFSRSSHLVGHQKTHTGEEPYECKECGKSFSWFSHLVTHQRTHTGDKLYTCNQCGKSFVHSSRLIRHQRTHTGEKPYECPECGKSFRQSTHLILHQRTHGRVRPYACTECGKSYSQRSHLVVHHRTHTGLKPFECKDCGKCFSRSSHLFSHQRTHTGEKPYECHDCGKSFSQSSALIVHQRIHTGEKPYECCQCGKAFIRKNDLIKHQRVHVGEETYKCNHCGIIFSQSSPFIVHQIAHTGEQFLTCNQCGTALVNSPNLIRYQTNHIRENAY